In a single window of the Elaeis guineensis isolate ETL-2024a chromosome 6, EG11, whole genome shotgun sequence genome:
- the LOC140858700 gene encoding COBRA-like protein 10, with protein MPPRALLFAVFIISFSISTGVRAQDESNDAQTAEPSAADNCIGVFLTYTLMSRMKEYPYVKNASAQSYAFKSTATLLNTMTEDLVAWKMFIGFQHDEILVSVSGAVITDGTGYPAHVGNGTSLSGFPQTNLLNAIDTAGDLTQIQVKVDLIGTQFGVKPPGIPMPKTIKLHNDGFRCPAPSHKGSQMYVCCVKDPKFKAKTNTTRFLPLQKGDLLIFYDVIQAYGNNYLAQVTIENNNTIGRLDNWNLTWEWKRGEFIHSVKGAYTFKKDVYDCIYGEAGNYYESLDFSQVMNCEKKPIITDLPPERAHDNTIGNIPDCCKNGSLLPSIMDPSQSKAVFQVQVFKIPPDLNRTALYPPQNFKINGFLNPNYVCSPPIRVRPSEFPDPSGLMSETIALATWQVACNITRPKRKHSGCCVSFSAYYNDSVVPCNTCACGCAKAAGCDPDAPPLLLPSEALLIPFQNRTAKAKAWAEIKHRRLPNPLPCGDYCGVSINWHILSNYRNGWTARITLFNWGDYTFKNWFAAIRMDKAYPGYEKVYSFNGTKLDEFKNTLFFQGLEGAKNLLPVQDGKNPAVDPSVPGKQQSVVSFTKKQTPGIDVPRGDGFPTRLYFNGEECALPDDIPLGGGHRHSVSLLSIVLVAVMVFAPIKDNLC; from the exons ATGCCGCCGAGAGCCCTCCTCTTTGCGGTCTTCATCATCTCCTTCTCGATCTCTACCGGCGTACGAGCACAGGATGAGAGCAATGATGCACAGACAGCTGAACCATCAGCCGCAGACAATTGCATTGGAGTCTTCCTAACCTACACTTTGATGTCTCGCATGAAGGAGTACCCTTATGTCAAGAATGCATCAGCACAGTCCTATGCCTTCAAGTCCACCGCCACCTTATTGAATACAATGACAGAAGACCTCGTGGCATGGAAGATGTTCATTGGGTTTCAGCATGATGAGATCCTGGTGTCGGTGTCGGGGGCGGTGATCACAGATGGAACAGGCTATCCAGCCCATGTTGGAAATGGCACATCCTTGTCAGGCTTCCCGCAAACCAATCTTCTGAACGCCATTGACACCGCTGGGGACTTGACCCAGATTCAGGTGAAGGTCGACTTGATTGGGACGCAATTCGGAGTGAAGCCACCGGGAATCCCAATGCCGAAGACAATTAAATTGCACAATGATGGGTTTAGATGTCCTGCACCCTCTCACAAAG GAAGCCAGATGTATGTATGTTGTGTCAAAGACCCCAAATTCAAGGCCAAGACTAATACCACCAGGTTCCTTCCCCTTCAGAAAGGTGACCTCCTCATCTTCTACGATGTCATCCAAGCCTATGGAAACAACTACCTTGCCCAAGTGACCATTGAGAACAACAATACGATCGGCCGCCTCGACAACTGGAACCTCACATGGGAATGGAAGCGAGGAGAATTCATCCACAGCGTGAAGGGAGCCTACACCTTTAAAAAGGATGTCTACGACTGTATCTATGGAGAAGCTGGCAATTATTACGAGAGTTTAGATTTCTCACAGGTCATGAACTGTGAGAAGAAGCCCATCATTACAGACCTCCCTCCTGAGAGAGCCCACGACAACACCATTGGAAACATTCCTGATTGCTGTAAGAATGGCAGCCTCCTTCCATCCATCATGGATCCCAGCCAGTCCAAGGCAGTCTTTCAGGTCCAAGTGTTTAAGATTCCACCAGACCTCAATCGGACCGCCTTGTATCCTCCTCAGAACTTCAAGATCAATGGCTTCCTCAATCCAAACTACGTCTGCAGTCCACCGATCAGAGTTAGGCCATCGGAGTTTCCAGACCCAAGTGGTCTCATGTCAGAGACCATAGCACTGGCTACTTGGCAAGTTGCATGCAATATAACAAGGCCCAAGCGAAAGCATTCTGGATGCTGCGTCTCCTTCTCTGCCTACTATAATGACTCGGTTGTCCCCTGCAATACATGTGCTTGTGGCTGCGCCAAAGCAGCAGGTTGTGATCCAGATGCTCCTCCATTGCTTCTCCCTTCAGAAGCACTCCTGATCCCCTTTCAGAACAGAACGGCCAAGGCCAAAGCCTGGGCTGAGATCAAGCACCGTCGTCTCCCCAACCCGCTACCATGCGGGGACTACTGCGGAGTTAGCATCAATTGGCACATACTATCTAACTACCGGAATGGATGGACTGCAAGGATCACACTGTTCAATTGGGGAGACTACACTTTCAAGAACTGGTTTGCGGCAATTCGGATGGACAAAGCCTATCCTGGTTATGAGAAAGTGTATTCATTCAATGGTACAAAGCTAGATGAGTTCAAGAACACTCTCTTCTTCCAAGGATTGGAGGGTGCCAAAAACTTGTTGCCGGTGCAGGATGGGAAGAACCCTGCTGTTGATCCAAGCGTTCCTGGTAAGCAACAATCAGTTGTTTCATTTACAAAGAAGCAGACACCTGGTATTGATGTTCCGCGTGGGGATGGATTTCCAACAAGGTTGTATTTCAATGGTGAGGAGTGTGCCCTTCCTGATGACATACCACTAGGAGGTGGTCATCGACATAGTGTTAGTCTTCTATCCATAGTTTTGGTTGCAGTCATGGTGTTCGCACCGATAAAGGATAACTTGTGTTGA